A section of the Streptomyces sp. Je 1-369 genome encodes:
- a CDS encoding aldehyde dehydrogenase family protein produces the protein MAPPTPAPTGHPPHTATVAGVPVDTRHWIDGTRVASPAAFTDHSPIDGTPLAGIARGTAAEARAAVAAADAAFTGGSGRTGWAATPPAERAALLHAVADGVDARAEELAAVETADNGALLRSHRRGVLPRVAHNFRYFADRLLALSHDDFDTRGHTNHVSWDPAGPAVLITPWNAPLMLSSWKIAPALAAGSTVVLKPSEWTPLTASLLADITHEAGLPPGVFNVVQGYGDEAGAALTAHPDVRRISFTGSVPTARRIAAAAAAHLVPCGFELGGKSPLLVLADADLDLAADLAVEQYDNAGQICLAATRILVEESVRDAFLGRFLDRAAKLTQGDPRDEATDIGPSIHPRHVERVDGFVRRALAAGATAVIGGARGPGPTDAPGGNYYLPTLLTDVDQDSEIVQEEVFGPVLTLQTFPDGDENEAVRLANGTRFGLAATLVAGDRERAARIGARLVAGTVWVNCFYVRDLSAPFGGARRSGIGREGGDWSFDFYCDLKNTVTAPKGWADHG, from the coding sequence ATGGCTCCTCCCACCCCCGCACCCACGGGGCACCCGCCGCACACCGCGACCGTCGCCGGCGTGCCCGTCGACACCCGCCACTGGATCGACGGCACCCGAGTCGCCTCGCCCGCCGCCTTCACCGACCACTCGCCCATCGACGGCACCCCGCTCGCCGGGATCGCCCGCGGCACCGCCGCCGAGGCCCGCGCCGCCGTGGCCGCCGCCGACGCCGCCTTCACCGGCGGGTCCGGCCGGACCGGCTGGGCCGCGACGCCCCCCGCCGAGCGCGCCGCGCTGCTGCACGCCGTCGCCGACGGCGTCGACGCCCGCGCCGAAGAGCTCGCCGCCGTGGAGACCGCCGACAACGGCGCCCTCCTCCGCTCGCACCGCCGAGGCGTACTGCCCCGCGTCGCCCACAACTTCCGCTACTTCGCCGACCGCCTCCTCGCCCTCTCCCACGACGACTTCGACACCCGCGGCCACACCAACCACGTCAGCTGGGACCCGGCGGGCCCCGCCGTCCTCATCACGCCGTGGAACGCGCCGCTGATGCTGTCCAGCTGGAAGATCGCCCCCGCGCTCGCCGCGGGCTCCACCGTCGTGCTCAAGCCCTCCGAGTGGACCCCGCTCACCGCCTCCCTCCTCGCGGACATCACGCACGAGGCGGGGCTGCCGCCCGGGGTCTTCAACGTCGTGCAGGGATACGGGGACGAGGCCGGCGCGGCCCTCACCGCCCACCCCGACGTGCGCCGCATCAGCTTCACCGGCTCCGTGCCCACCGCTCGCCGCATCGCCGCGGCCGCCGCCGCGCACCTCGTCCCGTGCGGCTTCGAGCTCGGCGGCAAGTCACCGCTGCTCGTCCTCGCCGACGCCGACCTGGACCTGGCCGCGGACCTCGCCGTGGAGCAGTACGACAACGCGGGCCAGATCTGCCTCGCCGCCACCCGCATCCTCGTAGAGGAATCCGTGCGCGACGCCTTCCTCGGCCGCTTCCTCGACCGCGCGGCCAAGCTGACCCAGGGCGACCCGCGCGACGAGGCCACCGACATCGGGCCCAGCATCCACCCCCGGCACGTGGAGCGCGTCGACGGATTCGTGCGCCGCGCACTGGCCGCGGGCGCCACAGCCGTCATCGGCGGCGCCCGCGGCCCCGGGCCGACCGACGCACCGGGCGGAAACTACTACCTCCCCACCCTCCTCACCGACGTCGACCAGGACTCCGAGATCGTCCAGGAGGAGGTCTTCGGACCCGTCCTGACCCTCCAGACCTTCCCCGACGGCGACGAGAACGAGGCGGTGCGCCTCGCCAACGGCACCCGCTTCGGGCTCGCCGCCACCCTCGTCGCGGGGGACCGCGAACGCGCGGCGCGGATCGGCGCTCGGCTCGTCGCGGGCACGGTCTGGGTCAACTGTTTCTACGTACGCGACCTCTCCGCACCCTTCGGCGGTGCACGCCGCTCCGGCATCGGGCGCGAGGGCGGCGACTGGTCCTTCGACTTCTACTGCGACCTCAAGAACACCGTGACCGCGCCGAAGGGCTGGGCCGACCATGGGTGA
- a CDS encoding fumarylacetoacetate hydrolase family protein yields MRATATEYRRILLDGSAVQVVREGDELIAADGRRVKTSEAHHLPPVRPSKVIAVHLNHRSRVEEFGATLPPAPTYFHKPVSALNSHGGAVVRPEGCKYLNYEGEIGIVIGRTCRNVAPDEAAAYIAGFTVANDYGLHDFRDTDAGSMLRVKGSDTLCPLGPGLVTGWDFHGKHLRTYVNGELAQDGSTDEMQWDMHYLVADIARTITLEPGDVLLSGTPAGSRPVSPGDVVEVEAEGLGRLTNHIVTGPTAIRPDVGAQPTESEEVLSTALGGDWEFRGVRPPRR; encoded by the coding sequence ATGAGGGCGACCGCGACGGAATACCGCCGCATCCTGCTCGACGGGTCCGCCGTCCAGGTCGTGCGCGAGGGCGACGAACTGATCGCCGCGGACGGCCGCCGCGTCAAGACGTCCGAGGCCCACCACCTCCCGCCCGTACGCCCGTCCAAGGTCATCGCGGTCCACCTCAACCACCGCAGCAGAGTCGAGGAATTCGGAGCCACGCTGCCACCCGCACCCACCTACTTCCACAAGCCGGTCTCCGCCCTCAACAGCCACGGCGGCGCCGTCGTACGCCCCGAAGGCTGCAAGTACCTCAACTACGAGGGCGAGATCGGCATCGTCATCGGCCGCACCTGCCGCAACGTGGCGCCGGACGAAGCCGCCGCGTACATCGCGGGCTTCACCGTCGCCAACGACTACGGCCTGCACGACTTCCGCGACACCGACGCCGGTTCGATGCTCCGCGTCAAGGGCTCCGACACGCTCTGCCCACTCGGCCCGGGCCTGGTCACCGGCTGGGACTTCCACGGAAAACACCTCCGCACGTACGTCAACGGCGAGCTCGCGCAGGACGGTTCGACCGACGAGATGCAGTGGGACATGCACTACCTCGTCGCCGACATCGCCCGCACGATCACCCTGGAGCCGGGCGACGTCCTGCTCTCCGGAACACCCGCGGGCTCCCGCCCGGTCAGCCCCGGCGACGTCGTCGAGGTCGAGGCGGAGGGCCTGGGACGCCTCACCAACCACATCGTCACCGGCCCGACGGCCATCCGTCCCGATGTCGGGGCCCAGCCCACGGAGTCCGAGGAGGTCCTCTCCACGGCGCTGGGCGGCGACTGGGAGTTCCGAGGCGTCAGACCGCCGCGCCGCTGA
- a CDS encoding MarR family winged helix-turn-helix transcriptional regulator, protein MTGDRTIHETEKAVRAKLGGTPMAYEQMAAVSNIYRAAAAVRQHFENSVLRGAELTWTSFVVLYVVWIWGEMETRYVAEEAGISKGTLTGVARTLMGRGLLERRGHPEDGRLVLLRLTDEGERMMGEVFPAFNAEEAFVTEGLTDAECETLADLLRKIVVRTEEKGDDRRQNLLNGAPPTPRRSGRKPRPVS, encoded by the coding sequence GTGACGGGCGATCGCACCATCCACGAGACCGAGAAGGCGGTCAGGGCCAAACTCGGCGGCACACCCATGGCGTACGAGCAGATGGCCGCCGTGTCGAACATCTACCGGGCGGCCGCGGCCGTCCGCCAGCACTTCGAGAACTCCGTCCTGCGCGGCGCCGAACTGACGTGGACGTCGTTCGTCGTGCTCTATGTGGTCTGGATCTGGGGCGAGATGGAGACGCGGTACGTCGCCGAGGAGGCGGGCATCTCCAAGGGCACGCTGACGGGTGTCGCCCGTACGCTCATGGGCCGGGGCCTGCTCGAGCGCCGGGGGCACCCGGAGGACGGCAGGCTCGTCCTGCTCCGCCTCACGGACGAGGGGGAACGCATGATGGGAGAGGTCTTCCCCGCCTTCAACGCGGAAGAGGCGTTCGTGACGGAGGGGTTGACGGACGCGGAGTGCGAAACGCTCGCGGACCTGCTCCGCAAGATCGTCGTACGGACGGAGGAGAAGGGCGACGACCGCAGGCAGAACCTCCTGAACGGCGCACCCCCCACCCCCCGCCGCAGCGGCCGCAAGCCTCGCCCGGTCAGCTAA
- a CDS encoding NAD(P)/FAD-dependent oxidoreductase: MQRPRGDETHGIAVVGASLGGLRAAEQLRAAGWHGPITLFGDEPHLPYNRPPLSKAVLAGHAPAAGTELRRRPSVEDVEWRLGSAVTAADLTTRTLTLTDGSVHMYEGLVAATGVRPRRLPMPGGPPRHVVRTLEDSAALAAGLAAGARVLVIGSGFIGCEVAATARSAGCAVTVVAPETEPMVLALGPHLARALRHRHEARGVRFRMGCLATELTPQGCLLNDGTELRADLLVEAIGSLPNTEWLAATPGLDLTDGILCDAHLRIGGIPHAVAVGDVARFPNPRYGPVPRRVEHWSLPGETARHAARTLVAALTDTPRDPAPCAPLPSFWSDQFTLRLQSFGQPALADRCELLQGDPAAPEGDLLYAYYQGARLIGVAALGGPSAAAAAARHRAHLMTLPEPVV; encoded by the coding sequence GTGCAGAGGCCACGCGGCGACGAGACGCACGGCATCGCGGTCGTGGGCGCGTCGCTCGGCGGACTGCGCGCGGCCGAACAGCTCCGCGCCGCGGGCTGGCACGGCCCGATCACCCTCTTCGGTGACGAGCCCCATCTCCCGTACAACCGCCCGCCGCTCTCCAAGGCCGTACTCGCGGGCCACGCGCCCGCGGCCGGCACGGAACTGCGCAGGCGCCCCAGCGTCGAGGACGTCGAGTGGCGGCTCGGTTCAGCCGTCACGGCCGCGGACCTCACGACGCGCACGCTCACACTGACCGACGGATCGGTCCACATGTACGAGGGTCTGGTGGCCGCGACGGGGGTGCGGCCACGCAGACTCCCGATGCCCGGGGGCCCGCCCCGGCACGTCGTCCGCACGCTGGAGGACTCGGCGGCCCTGGCCGCCGGACTGGCGGCGGGCGCCCGGGTGCTAGTGATCGGATCGGGTTTCATCGGCTGCGAGGTGGCGGCCACCGCGCGCTCGGCGGGGTGCGCGGTGACCGTCGTCGCGCCGGAGACGGAACCGATGGTGCTCGCGCTCGGCCCGCACTTGGCGCGGGCGCTGCGCCACCGCCACGAGGCGCGGGGAGTACGTTTCCGCATGGGCTGCCTGGCGACGGAACTGACCCCACAGGGCTGCCTCCTGAACGACGGCACCGAACTACGGGCGGACCTGCTCGTCGAAGCGATCGGCTCCCTCCCCAACACGGAATGGCTGGCGGCAACGCCCGGCCTCGACCTCACCGACGGCATCCTCTGCGACGCCCACCTGCGCATAGGCGGCATCCCGCACGCGGTGGCGGTGGGCGACGTCGCCCGCTTCCCCAACCCGCGCTACGGTCCCGTGCCACGCCGCGTGGAGCACTGGTCGCTCCCCGGCGAAACGGCCCGCCACGCGGCCCGCACCCTGGTCGCGGCCCTCACGGACACCCCCCGCGACCCGGCGCCCTGCGCCCCGCTCCCCTCCTTCTGGAGCGACCAGTTCACGCTCCGCCTCCAATCGTTCGGCCAACCCGCACTGGCCGACCGCTGCGAACTCCTCCAAGGCGACCCCGCCGCACCCGAAGGGGACCTCCTCTACGCCTACTACCAGGGCGCCCGCCTCATCGGCGTAGCCGCGCTGGGCGGCCCCTCGGCAGCGGCCGCGGCAGCCCGCCACCGCGCCCACCTCATGACGCTGCCGGAGCCGGTGGTCTGA
- a CDS encoding catechol 1,2-dioxygenase, with protein sequence MGEIVGAGLLAHVPTIVLPESTRKELNEGREISLVPGLRKLRADVFETLDYDTVVVLDSHWATTVEFVISAQPRRAGLFTSEELPRGMCRMPYDYPGDPELAASVARFAEKHGTWITPIDDPFLPVYYATINLWTYLGHGLPAKKWVSIGVCQTGDAEDHLRLGRALADGIGALPGRRVLLIASGALSHTFWPLRELRAHESSDPAHIRTPEARAADHARIEWLERGDHAQVLRTMPEFLTHKPEARFGHYLMMIGALGEERCTAPGRAYSAYENSIGTGQMHLWFDRPASGWTGSTPEAEATA encoded by the coding sequence ATGGGTGAGATCGTCGGAGCCGGGCTCCTCGCCCACGTCCCCACCATCGTGCTGCCCGAGTCCACCCGCAAAGAGCTCAACGAGGGCCGCGAGATCAGCCTCGTCCCCGGCCTGCGCAAGCTGCGCGCCGACGTCTTCGAGACGCTCGACTACGACACCGTCGTCGTCCTCGACTCGCACTGGGCGACCACCGTCGAGTTCGTGATCTCCGCGCAGCCCCGCCGGGCAGGCCTCTTCACCTCCGAAGAGCTGCCGCGCGGCATGTGCCGCATGCCGTACGACTACCCCGGCGACCCCGAACTCGCCGCCTCCGTCGCCCGTTTCGCGGAGAAGCACGGCACCTGGATCACCCCGATCGACGACCCCTTCCTGCCCGTGTACTACGCCACCATCAACCTGTGGACGTACCTGGGCCACGGCCTCCCCGCGAAGAAGTGGGTCTCGATCGGGGTCTGCCAGACCGGTGACGCCGAGGACCACCTGCGGCTCGGCCGGGCGCTCGCCGACGGCATCGGCGCGCTGCCCGGACGCAGGGTCCTGCTCATCGCGTCCGGCGCCCTCTCGCACACGTTCTGGCCGCTGCGCGAACTCCGCGCCCACGAGTCCAGCGACCCCGCCCACATCCGTACGCCCGAGGCACGCGCGGCCGACCACGCACGGATCGAATGGCTCGAACGCGGCGACCACGCCCAAGTCCTGCGCACGATGCCGGAGTTCCTCACCCACAAGCCGGAAGCGCGGTTCGGGCACTACCTGATGATGATCGGCGCCCTCGGCGAGGAGCGCTGCACCGCGCCCGGGCGGGCCTACAGCGCGTACGAGAACTCCATCGGCACGGGACAGATGCACCTGTGGTTCGACCGCCCGGCGTCCGGCTGGACCGGCTCGACCCCCGAAGCGGAGGCGACGGCATGA
- a CDS encoding APC family permease: MPASPTVPERRIGVAGIVFVVIAASAPLTVAAGGVPQSLGITGILGIPLLYLLTAVVLALFSAGYAAMSRHITGAGAFYAYTARGLGRIPGVGAAFVALLSYNAMQIGIAGLFGATTAEFIDARTGVEIPWWVLVLACTAVVGALGYRRVDVGVRVLAVLLVLEFGTVLVFDIGAFAHAPEGVSAAPLTWGAATDGSLGVALCCVFAAYMGFESAALYSEECRDPRRTVARATYIAVGLIGVFYAATAWAMVSGAGTGRATRVAAEQGPQMMFSLSDSSLGTVFSDLAQFFLITSLLAALLSFHNAVARYVRSLGREGVLPRGLGVLHRRHSSPHRGSLLQTAVTATVIGVFALAGRDPVADVFTWLTNLGALGVILLLFATSASVVAYFARRPELGEPLWHRLIAPVLSGAALAVIFWLALTNFSVQLGVSSDNPLRWILPGLILVAAGVGVGWGAWLRVERPEIYAGVGEGEERRVVGG; encoded by the coding sequence ATGCCCGCTTCCCCCACCGTCCCCGAACGCCGCATCGGCGTCGCGGGCATCGTCTTCGTCGTGATCGCCGCGTCCGCGCCGCTGACCGTGGCCGCGGGCGGCGTCCCGCAGTCCCTCGGCATCACGGGCATCCTCGGGATACCCCTCCTTTACCTCCTGACAGCCGTCGTACTCGCGCTCTTCAGCGCCGGATACGCGGCGATGAGCCGCCACATCACGGGTGCCGGGGCGTTCTACGCGTACACCGCCCGCGGTCTCGGCCGCATCCCGGGCGTCGGCGCGGCCTTCGTCGCGCTGCTCTCGTACAACGCCATGCAGATCGGCATCGCGGGCCTCTTCGGCGCCACCACCGCGGAATTCATCGACGCGCGGACCGGGGTGGAGATCCCCTGGTGGGTCCTCGTGCTCGCCTGCACGGCGGTCGTCGGAGCGCTCGGCTACCGCCGCGTCGACGTGGGCGTACGGGTCCTCGCCGTGCTGCTCGTCCTGGAGTTCGGCACGGTGCTCGTCTTCGACATCGGCGCGTTCGCCCACGCCCCCGAGGGCGTCTCGGCCGCGCCGCTCACCTGGGGCGCCGCCACGGACGGCTCACTCGGCGTCGCGCTGTGCTGCGTGTTCGCGGCGTACATGGGCTTCGAGTCGGCCGCGCTGTACAGCGAGGAGTGCCGGGATCCGCGCCGCACCGTGGCGCGCGCCACGTACATCGCCGTCGGGCTCATCGGCGTCTTCTACGCCGCCACGGCCTGGGCGATGGTCAGCGGCGCGGGGACGGGGCGGGCTACGCGGGTCGCCGCGGAGCAGGGGCCGCAGATGATGTTCTCGCTCAGCGACTCCAGTCTCGGCACGGTCTTCTCCGACCTCGCCCAGTTCTTCCTGATCACCAGCCTGCTCGCGGCGCTGCTCTCCTTCCACAACGCCGTCGCGCGGTACGTGCGTTCGCTCGGCCGGGAAGGTGTCCTGCCGCGCGGCCTCGGCGTCCTCCACCGGCGGCACTCCTCGCCGCACCGTGGCTCGCTCCTGCAGACCGCGGTCACCGCCACCGTCATCGGGGTCTTCGCCCTGGCCGGGCGCGACCCCGTCGCCGACGTCTTCACCTGGCTGACCAACCTCGGCGCGCTCGGTGTGATCCTGCTCCTGTTCGCCACGTCGGCGTCCGTCGTCGCGTACTTCGCGCGCCGGCCCGAGCTGGGCGAGCCCCTCTGGCACCGGCTGATCGCACCCGTCCTCTCGGGCGCCGCACTCGCCGTCATCTTCTGGCTCGCCCTCACCAACTTCAGCGTCCAGCTGGGGGTTTCGTCGGACAACCCACTGCGGTGGATCCTGCCGGGGCTCATTCTGGTCGCGGCGGGGGTGGGGGTCGGGTGGGGAGCTTGGCTGCGGGTCGAGCGGCCGGAGATCTATGCGGGGGTCGGGGAGGGGGAGGAAAGGCGCGTCGTGGGTGGCTAG
- a CDS encoding PucR family transcriptional regulator — MESLFAELARQASANARREVEAYAREIAELEFLDTNSRARAETLEYALWFRRRTIELSPDNSELSDDDLGYIAAIGETRAAAGMSLDARQRVLRLHTSLMLREINEATDAQRGVGVGVGVGELMRMMHWFAPQGERGIRAYSQGFVTALRHRLPYVEQAALLARSLLKGDPISAGLASALGIELPEHCAVTVIRVPDRPVGDRDLESEIEVLVKTHHAPITWWPGKGSRSGELIALIPLRPAAPPASTGSGNAETVQPHSVPDPVSDLVRDFAQALGRPCAAGTVTSSLSEVADALDLARRVSRAAPLRRASARPRPHTMSDVFVELAVADAPFVDAWLRAVGRSLRPGPDLVVTLDAYYRHDMHRGAAAAALNVHPRTLDYRLRRVRELTGIDPGSTRGVRILSSVVTRRLSEAWH; from the coding sequence ATGGAGAGCCTTTTCGCCGAGTTGGCCCGGCAGGCGTCGGCCAACGCGCGCCGGGAGGTCGAGGCGTACGCGCGCGAGATCGCGGAGCTCGAGTTCCTGGACACGAACTCCCGGGCACGGGCCGAGACGCTGGAGTACGCGTTGTGGTTCCGCCGCCGTACGATCGAACTCTCCCCGGACAACAGCGAACTGAGCGACGACGACCTCGGCTACATCGCCGCGATCGGCGAGACGAGGGCCGCGGCGGGGATGTCGCTGGACGCACGGCAGCGGGTCCTGCGACTGCACACCTCACTCATGCTGCGCGAGATCAACGAAGCGACCGACGCTCAGCGCGGCGTCGGAGTCGGCGTCGGAGTCGGCGAACTCATGCGGATGATGCACTGGTTCGCCCCGCAGGGAGAACGCGGTATCCGTGCCTACAGTCAGGGATTCGTGACGGCGCTGCGACACCGTCTGCCGTACGTCGAACAGGCCGCCCTGCTGGCCAGGTCATTGCTGAAAGGAGACCCCATATCGGCGGGACTCGCCTCGGCCCTGGGCATAGAACTGCCCGAGCACTGCGCGGTGACGGTGATCCGGGTGCCGGACCGTCCCGTCGGCGATCGCGACCTGGAGAGCGAGATCGAAGTGCTGGTGAAAACCCACCACGCGCCGATCACATGGTGGCCGGGCAAGGGAAGCAGGAGCGGTGAGCTGATCGCCTTGATTCCCTTACGTCCCGCCGCACCCCCGGCGTCTACGGGGTCCGGTAACGCCGAGACCGTACAGCCGCACTCCGTGCCCGACCCGGTATCCGATCTCGTACGGGACTTCGCCCAGGCCCTGGGTCGCCCCTGCGCCGCCGGCACCGTCACCTCATCGCTGTCCGAGGTTGCCGACGCCCTCGACCTGGCCCGGCGGGTCAGCAGGGCGGCGCCGCTGCGACGGGCGTCCGCTCGGCCGCGGCCGCACACCATGTCGGACGTGTTCGTGGAACTCGCCGTCGCCGACGCGCCGTTCGTCGACGCATGGCTCCGCGCCGTGGGCCGGAGCCTGCGGCCCGGTCCGGACCTCGTTGTCACGCTTGACGCGTACTACCGCCACGACATGCACCGCGGCGCCGCGGCGGCGGCCCTCAACGTCCACCCCCGCACCCTGGACTATCGCCTCCGCCGGGTGCGGGAGCTCACCGGCATCGATCCCGGCTCGACGCGCGGCGTGCGCATTCTCAGCTCGGTCGTCACGCGGCGCCTGTCGGAAGCGTGGCACTGA
- a CDS encoding gamma-glutamyl-gamma-aminobutyrate hydrolase family protein: MPMPRPAHARPLIALPQRYAATTSALRYAAVVTARALADAVVRAGGEPFMMHPGPPDEAADRLSRCAGLLLPGGGDVAPWRYAAEAGAQVEADAEVEVHGAVYDVDDAQDEFDLALARCALSRGLPTLAVCRGMQVVNVELGGTLRQDMGGPAAEHRHKVHAVRVAAGSVVGRALGAAQTDVSCYHHQCVERPGRGLVPSAWADDGTVEALELPEARGWFAAVQWHPEDTAAVDGGQQGLFGGLVQAAEAWAGRGAGVGLLG, encoded by the coding sequence ATGCCGATGCCCCGGCCCGCGCACGCTCGCCCCCTCATCGCCCTCCCCCAGCGGTACGCCGCGACGACCTCCGCCCTGCGCTACGCCGCCGTCGTCACCGCGCGCGCCCTCGCCGACGCGGTGGTCCGCGCGGGCGGCGAACCGTTCATGATGCATCCCGGGCCACCGGACGAGGCGGCCGACCGGCTCTCACGCTGCGCTGGGCTGCTGCTCCCCGGCGGCGGGGACGTCGCGCCCTGGCGGTACGCGGCCGAGGCCGGTGCGCAGGTCGAGGCCGATGCCGAGGTCGAGGTGCACGGCGCCGTGTACGACGTCGACGACGCGCAGGACGAGTTCGACCTCGCGCTCGCCCGCTGCGCACTGTCGCGCGGGCTCCCGACCCTGGCGGTCTGCCGGGGCATGCAGGTGGTCAACGTCGAGCTCGGCGGCACGCTGCGCCAGGACATGGGCGGCCCGGCGGCGGAGCACCGGCACAAGGTGCATGCGGTGCGGGTGGCGGCGGGGTCGGTGGTGGGGCGGGCGCTCGGTGCCGCGCAGACGGACGTGTCCTGTTACCACCACCAGTGCGTGGAGCGGCCCGGGCGAGGGCTCGTCCCCTCGGCATGGGCGGACGACGGGACGGTCGAGGCGCTCGAACTGCCGGAGGCGCGGGGGTGGTTCGCGGCTGTCCAGTGGCACCCGGAGGACACGGCGGCCGTGGACGGGGGACAGCAGGGGTTGTTCGGGGGGTTGGTCCAGGCTGCGGAGGCGTGGGCGGGGCGGGGGGCGGGGGTGGGGCTGTTGGGTTAG
- a CDS encoding acetoacetate decarboxylase family protein has protein sequence MIGVRGFYPPKSATGRSSLIPAPPWRYSGDLLTIEYRTNPARVRELLPEPLEPAPEDPGAVALIWADWQSCGDDRAELLDPVRAQYKECFAVVRCAYRARTYSRCVYIWVDKDFAVARGNHQGYPKKLGSIHLTRPHPYGPAPRIEPGAAFGATLAAADRRLAQAVVTLREPSETNGFVNAHPMAHHRQLPAIDGKGLALDELIASGAAAFEGGQAWSGDADLALFDAPTEELAELTVDEPIGAYYRQVGVTWNGGTLLERNL, from the coding sequence ATGATCGGAGTCCGTGGGTTCTATCCGCCCAAGAGCGCCACCGGCCGCTCCTCCCTGATCCCCGCACCCCCTTGGCGCTACTCCGGCGACCTCCTCACCATCGAGTACCGCACCAACCCCGCCCGCGTCCGCGAACTCCTCCCCGAGCCGCTGGAACCGGCCCCCGAGGACCCCGGCGCCGTCGCCCTCATCTGGGCCGACTGGCAGTCGTGCGGGGATGACAGGGCGGAGCTGCTCGACCCCGTCCGCGCCCAGTACAAGGAGTGCTTCGCGGTGGTCCGCTGTGCCTACCGCGCCCGCACCTACTCCCGCTGCGTGTACATCTGGGTCGACAAGGACTTCGCCGTCGCCCGCGGCAATCACCAGGGCTACCCGAAGAAGCTCGGCTCCATCCACCTCACCCGGCCCCACCCCTACGGCCCCGCCCCCCGCATCGAGCCCGGCGCCGCCTTCGGTGCCACGCTCGCCGCCGCCGACCGCCGCCTCGCCCAGGCCGTGGTGACACTGCGGGAGCCGTCCGAGACCAACGGGTTCGTGAACGCGCATCCCATGGCCCACCACCGCCAGCTTCCCGCCATCGACGGCAAGGGGCTCGCCCTCGACGAGCTGATCGCGTCGGGCGCCGCCGCGTTCGAGGGCGGTCAGGCGTGGTCGGGCGACGCGGACCTGGCCCTCTTCGACGCGCCCACGGAGGAGCTGGCCGAGCTCACGGTCGACGAGCCCATCGGCGCGTACTACCGCCAGGTGGGCGTCACATGGAACGGCGGCACCTTGCTGGAGCGAAACCTCTAG
- a CDS encoding ferredoxin, translating into MRVIVDLDVCQDHGQCVFAAPDIFRLDDEGRLAYVDAPDAALRADAEDAADVCPLQAIRVEG; encoded by the coding sequence ATGAGGGTGATAGTCGACCTGGACGTCTGCCAGGACCACGGGCAGTGCGTCTTCGCCGCGCCGGACATCTTCCGGCTCGACGACGAGGGCCGCCTCGCTTACGTGGACGCGCCCGACGCGGCGCTGCGCGCCGACGCCGAGGACGCCGCCGACGTATGCCCGTTGCAGGCCATCCGGGTCGAGGGCTGA